One Streptomyces sp. RPA4-2 genomic window carries:
- a CDS encoding DUF3068 domain-containing protein, with product MRRKASLILLALAVFCAALSPLLRWYVFPRVAKIPAGQYQDMVLEAKDATLLDYGTMKAKKVPEVTVVQTLKGNVEASDRIERTAGRDVVVWDSLSYVQGPDGKMVSKLPERYIFDAHTQEPVHATGESVDGDPVRRDGIEFKWPFRTEKRDYEYFDAQTRTSAPIHYEGTRTFRGVEVYYFEQTIPWTKVAFPKVMPVQGITAQSVAKTGTTRWYTTVRRFWVEPVTGAPVYGEEIHKEELRGGTLLGGRAKVTAFSGHVKMREDYIEHTVALVKSNRTLVLLMTSYLPWGLLLLGAALLSLSLYLEARGRRPDDPAPDRAERSEPVSA from the coding sequence ATGCGCCGCAAGGCCAGCCTGATCCTGCTCGCCCTCGCCGTGTTCTGCGCGGCGCTGTCCCCGCTGCTGCGCTGGTACGTCTTCCCGCGGGTGGCCAAGATCCCCGCCGGCCAGTACCAGGACATGGTCCTGGAGGCGAAGGACGCGACCCTGCTCGACTACGGCACCATGAAGGCGAAGAAGGTCCCCGAGGTCACCGTCGTGCAGACCCTCAAGGGCAACGTCGAGGCCTCCGACCGGATCGAGCGGACGGCGGGCCGTGACGTCGTCGTCTGGGACTCCCTGTCCTATGTGCAGGGCCCCGACGGGAAGATGGTCTCCAAGCTCCCCGAGCGCTACATCTTCGACGCCCACACCCAGGAACCCGTCCACGCGACCGGCGAGTCGGTCGACGGCGACCCCGTCCGGCGCGACGGCATCGAGTTCAAGTGGCCCTTCCGGACGGAGAAGCGGGACTACGAGTACTTCGACGCGCAGACCCGTACCTCGGCCCCCATCCACTACGAGGGCACCCGGACCTTCCGCGGCGTCGAGGTCTACTACTTCGAGCAGACGATCCCCTGGACGAAGGTCGCGTTCCCCAAGGTCATGCCCGTCCAGGGCATCACCGCGCAGTCGGTCGCCAAGACCGGTACGACACGCTGGTACACGACCGTCCGCAGGTTCTGGGTCGAACCGGTCACCGGGGCACCCGTCTACGGCGAGGAGATCCACAAGGAGGAACTGCGCGGCGGCACCCTGCTCGGCGGCCGCGCCAAGGTGACCGCCTTCTCCGGGCACGTGAAGATGCGCGAGGACTACATCGAGCACACCGTCGCCCTGGTCAAGTCCAACCGCACCCTGGTCCTGCTGATGACCTCCTACCTCCCCTGGGGCCTGCTGCTCCTGGGCGCGGCCCTGCTGTCCCTCTCCCTCTACCTGGAGGCGCGCGGCCGCCGCCCGGACGATCCCGCCCCCGACCGGGCCGAACGGTCCGAGCCGGTCAGCGCCTGA
- the hrpB gene encoding ATP-dependent helicase HrpB — protein MIRTDALDRLPVRSAVPALRDALEEHGTAVLCAPPGTGKTTLVPLVLAGLVGGGPARRVLVAEPRRIAARAAARRMAWLLGEQTGGNVGYTVRGERVVGPRARVEVVTTGVLLQRLQRDQELAGVDVVVLDECHERHLDADTVAAFLLDVRAALRPELRLVAASATTDAEGWARLLGGAPVVEAQGVSYPVEVVWAPPARPVRPPHGMRVDPALLAHVVSVVRRALAERDGDVLCFLPGVGEIARVAGQLGGLGGIDVLQVHGRAPAAVQDAVLAPGTGRRVVLATSVAESSLTVPGVRVVVDSGLAREPRVDHARGLSALTTVRAAQAAGRQRAGRAGREAPGRVYRCWSEAEDARLPRFPAPEIKVADLTAFALQAACWGDPEAAGLALLDPPPAGAMAAARSVLSAVGAVDPAGRATPRGVRMSRLGLHPRLARALLDAAPEVGADRAADVVALLSEEPPREYGDDLAAAWRTARRGGDAYAARWRTEARRLRSGTRDAAEKAPKNLPPDTVAGGRADLGDDRVAGLVAALAFPERLARAQGGSYLMVNGTRADIGDGSALRDAPWLAVAVADRPVGAGHARVRLAAVVDEGTARRAAASFAAEGEEVHWSEGDVVARRVERLGAVELAVRPLRNADPGLVREALLEGLRADGLGLLRWSPDAEALRRRLAFLRLHLGAPWPDVGDDALHARVAEWLEPELSRARRRADLSRIDAGQALARLLPWATGEAARLEELAPERIEVPSGSRIRVDYGNPEQPVLAVKLQEMFGLHASPAVAGVPVLVHLLSPAGRPAAVTADLASFWKDGYRAVRAELRGRYPKHPWPEDPAAAEPTRHTNARLRR, from the coding sequence CTGCGCGACGCCCTGGAGGAGCACGGCACCGCGGTGTTGTGCGCCCCGCCGGGCACCGGCAAGACGACGCTCGTGCCGTTGGTCCTCGCCGGTCTCGTCGGCGGGGGCCCGGCCCGCCGGGTGCTGGTCGCCGAACCGCGACGGATCGCGGCCCGGGCCGCGGCCCGGCGGATGGCGTGGCTGCTCGGCGAGCAGACCGGCGGGAACGTGGGCTACACGGTGCGCGGGGAGCGGGTCGTGGGACCACGCGCGCGCGTGGAGGTCGTCACGACGGGAGTGCTCCTCCAGCGGCTGCAGCGGGACCAGGAGCTCGCGGGCGTCGACGTGGTGGTCCTCGACGAGTGCCACGAACGGCATCTGGACGCCGACACGGTGGCGGCCTTCCTCCTGGACGTCCGGGCCGCGCTCCGGCCCGAACTGCGGCTCGTGGCCGCGTCCGCGACGACCGACGCCGAGGGCTGGGCCCGGCTGTTGGGCGGCGCGCCGGTCGTCGAGGCGCAGGGGGTCTCGTACCCGGTGGAGGTGGTCTGGGCGCCTCCGGCCCGGCCCGTACGCCCCCCGCACGGCATGCGGGTCGACCCCGCTCTGCTCGCGCACGTGGTGTCGGTGGTGCGGCGGGCGCTGGCCGAGCGCGACGGGGACGTGCTGTGTTTCCTGCCCGGCGTGGGCGAGATCGCGCGGGTCGCCGGTCAGTTGGGGGGCCTCGGCGGGATCGACGTGCTCCAGGTGCACGGGCGGGCGCCCGCGGCGGTGCAGGACGCGGTACTGGCGCCGGGTACCGGGCGCCGGGTGGTCCTGGCCACCTCCGTCGCGGAGTCGTCGCTGACGGTGCCCGGCGTGCGGGTGGTCGTGGACTCGGGGCTCGCGCGCGAACCCCGGGTGGACCACGCGCGCGGGCTGAGCGCGCTGACCACGGTGCGGGCCGCGCAGGCGGCCGGACGGCAGCGGGCCGGGCGGGCCGGCCGTGAGGCACCGGGCCGGGTGTACCGCTGCTGGTCCGAGGCCGAGGACGCCCGTCTCCCGCGCTTTCCCGCACCGGAGATCAAGGTGGCCGATCTGACGGCGTTCGCCCTGCAGGCGGCCTGCTGGGGCGATCCGGAGGCGGCCGGGCTGGCGCTGCTGGACCCGCCGCCGGCCGGCGCGATGGCGGCGGCGCGGTCCGTCCTGTCGGCGGTGGGCGCGGTGGACCCGGCGGGGCGGGCCACTCCGCGGGGTGTCCGCATGTCCCGGCTGGGCCTGCACCCACGGCTGGCGCGGGCGCTGCTGGACGCGGCGCCCGAGGTGGGCGCGGACCGGGCGGCCGACGTGGTCGCCCTGCTGAGCGAGGAGCCGCCGCGGGAGTACGGGGACGATCTCGCGGCGGCCTGGCGGACGGCCCGGCGGGGCGGTGACGCCTACGCGGCGCGCTGGCGCACCGAGGCGCGCCGACTGCGTTCGGGCACCAGGGACGCGGCGGAGAAGGCGCCCAAGAACCTGCCGCCGGACACGGTCGCGGGTGGCCGGGCCGACCTCGGGGACGACCGCGTCGCCGGGCTGGTCGCCGCCCTCGCGTTCCCCGAGCGCCTCGCGCGGGCGCAGGGCGGCTCGTACCTGATGGTGAACGGGACCCGCGCCGACATCGGCGACGGCTCCGCACTGCGGGACGCGCCCTGGCTGGCCGTCGCCGTGGCCGACCGTCCCGTCGGCGCGGGGCACGCGCGCGTGCGGCTCGCAGCGGTGGTGGACGAGGGGACGGCTCGGCGCGCCGCCGCGAGCTTCGCCGCCGAGGGCGAGGAGGTCCACTGGTCCGAGGGCGATGTCGTCGCGCGGCGGGTCGAACGGCTCGGGGCGGTGGAGCTGGCGGTGCGCCCGCTCAGGAACGCCGACCCCGGGCTCGTGAGAGAGGCGCTGCTTGAGGGGCTGCGGGCGGACGGACTCGGGCTGCTGCGGTGGTCCCCGGACGCCGAGGCGCTGCGCCGGCGGCTCGCCTTTCTGCGGCTGCATCTCGGCGCGCCCTGGCCCGATGTCGGCGACGACGCGCTCCACGCGCGCGTGGCGGAGTGGCTGGAGCCGGAGCTGAGCCGCGCGCGGCGGCGGGCCGATCTGTCGCGGATCGACGCCGGGCAGGCCCTGGCGCGGCTGCTGCCCTGGGCCACCGGTGAGGCCGCCCGGCTGGAGGAGCTCGCGCCCGAGCGGATCGAGGTGCCCAGCGGGTCCAGGATCCGGGTCGACTACGGCAATCCCGAACAGCCCGTCCTCGCCGTCAAGTTGCAGGAGATGTTCGGCCTCCACGCGTCACCCGCCGTGGCCGGGGTGCCCGTACTCGTCCATCTGCTGTCGCCCGCGGGGCGGCCCGCCGCGGTCACCGCCGACCTCGCCTCCTTCTGGAAGGACGGCTACCGGGCGGTCCGGGCCGAGCTGCGCGGCCGTTACCCCAAGCATCCGTGGCCCGAGGATCCGGCGGCCGCGGAGCCGACGCGTCATACGAACGCGCGGCTCAGGCGCTGA
- a CDS encoding DUF4184 family protein, with translation MPFTLSHAAAVLPAVRGDGSGRSRLVPAVLVAGSFAPDMTYYAASAVPGAMEFGEFTHSFTGVLTFDVLIAWALVGVWLVLREPLVALLPRTRQGRPAGLLRCGTARREPSPSLALWWYASAALGALTHVVWDAFTHHDRWGVRLLPALGRDVGGTPLFTYAQYGTSMAAAVVITLFVVVALRRTPHGEPVGVPALSRADRWLAAAVVGGCAVVAGTQRAARWWAYQGSGAKPWELIPALCFGAGAGLVLGLALYAVGVRVWRPAPVRPGPAATRTEPNRPAPR, from the coding sequence TTGCCCTTCACTCTCAGCCACGCCGCGGCCGTACTGCCCGCCGTGCGGGGCGACGGAAGCGGCCGGAGCCGACTGGTGCCGGCGGTCCTGGTGGCCGGCTCCTTCGCTCCCGACATGACCTATTACGCGGCGAGTGCGGTACCCGGAGCGATGGAATTCGGCGAGTTCACGCACTCGTTCACCGGTGTCCTCACCTTCGACGTGCTCATCGCCTGGGCCCTCGTGGGCGTCTGGCTGGTCCTGCGCGAGCCGCTGGTGGCCCTGCTGCCGCGGACCCGTCAGGGGCGCCCCGCGGGGCTGCTGCGCTGCGGGACGGCCCGCCGGGAACCCAGCCCGTCCCTGGCGCTGTGGTGGTACGCGTCGGCCGCGCTCGGCGCGCTGACGCACGTCGTGTGGGACGCGTTCACGCACCACGACCGGTGGGGGGTGCGCCTGCTGCCCGCGCTGGGGCGGGACGTCGGGGGCACACCCCTGTTCACGTACGCGCAGTACGGCACTTCGATGGCGGCGGCCGTGGTGATCACGCTCTTCGTGGTCGTCGCGCTGCGGCGGACACCGCACGGCGAGCCGGTGGGGGTGCCGGCGCTGTCGCGTGCCGACCGGTGGCTCGCCGCCGCCGTGGTCGGCGGCTGCGCGGTCGTCGCCGGCACGCAGCGGGCCGCTCGCTGGTGGGCCTACCAGGGCTCCGGCGCGAAACCCTGGGAACTGATCCCGGCCCTGTGCTTCGGCGCGGGCGCGGGTCTCGTCCTCGGCCTCGCGCTGTACGCCGTCGGCGTCAGGGTGTGGCGTCCCGCCCCGGTTCGTCCCGGCCCGGCAGCCACGCGTACGGAGCCGAACCGTCCGGCACCCCGCTGA
- a CDS encoding lytic transglycosylase domain-containing protein produces the protein MAAHFGRLRKGAASTAVAAAAVAALSASQAPGVATADLGRQAAGAQPSADASTGGEGGATGNSPYYTDLPPLKSPNPSPSPTPTIGTPVSVGEAEAGIPATVLDAYKKAETSLRESKPGCNLPWQLLAAIGKVESGQARGGRVDANGTTYSPILGPKLDGNGFALIGDTDNGAYDGDSAYDRAVGPMQFIPSTWAWAGRDGNGDGKKDPNNVYDAALAAGHYLCRAGRDLSVQAHMNAAILSYNNSTAYLNTVLSWLEYYRKGTHEVPNGTGTLPSHNSGDSSASPDPSPSTPSTPDSKPSSPKPGGGSTSPSTPGSPSTSPPPKPPTPPTATETVDHLEDAGTAKLTATAGQSFGTKVAVRTETKAGKAVAKVRVRFLIVGDTDATFTGGESVATLVTDSKGTATAPALVAGEKTGGFTVRATVVGRTLGGLDYAATVTPRQADALTRTGDTPLTCVAGGEFADQVQLKATYKGAAAGKVAATATLVKSAVDATENDKGPYFKDADGKTVRTLTDLTTDADGALKLPKLYADDTAGTFLLRVTTTGGATLTVELTVAPAATATPSTTASPSSTATP, from the coding sequence ATGGCGGCGCATTTCGGCAGACTGCGCAAGGGAGCGGCGTCCACCGCCGTGGCCGCGGCAGCGGTCGCGGCCCTGTCCGCTTCCCAGGCACCCGGAGTGGCCACCGCGGACCTCGGCAGACAGGCGGCCGGTGCCCAGCCCTCGGCCGACGCGAGCACCGGCGGCGAGGGCGGAGCGACCGGCAACTCGCCCTACTACACCGACCTGCCGCCGCTGAAGAGCCCGAACCCGAGCCCGAGCCCGACGCCGACCATCGGGACACCCGTCTCGGTGGGCGAGGCCGAGGCCGGCATACCGGCGACCGTGCTCGACGCCTACAAGAAGGCCGAGACCTCGCTGCGCGAGTCCAAGCCGGGCTGCAATCTGCCCTGGCAACTCCTCGCGGCCATCGGCAAGGTCGAGTCCGGGCAGGCGCGCGGCGGCCGAGTCGACGCGAACGGCACGACGTACTCGCCGATCCTCGGCCCCAAGCTCGACGGCAACGGCTTCGCGCTGATCGGTGACACCGACAACGGCGCGTACGACGGCGACAGCGCGTACGACCGCGCCGTGGGCCCCATGCAGTTCATCCCCTCCACCTGGGCGTGGGCGGGCCGTGACGGCAACGGCGACGGCAAGAAGGACCCCAACAACGTCTACGACGCGGCACTCGCGGCCGGTCACTACCTGTGCCGGGCCGGCCGTGACCTGTCCGTGCAGGCGCACATGAACGCGGCGATCCTCAGCTACAACAACTCGACGGCCTACCTCAACACGGTGCTGTCGTGGCTGGAGTACTACCGCAAGGGGACCCACGAGGTCCCGAACGGCACGGGCACCCTGCCCTCGCACAACAGCGGCGACTCCTCGGCGAGCCCGGACCCGTCGCCGTCCACTCCGTCGACGCCCGACTCGAAGCCGAGCAGCCCCAAGCCCGGCGGCGGTTCGACGAGCCCGTCCACGCCCGGTTCCCCCTCGACCTCGCCGCCGCCCAAGCCGCCCACGCCGCCCACGGCCACCGAGACGGTGGACCACCTGGAGGACGCGGGCACCGCAAAGCTCACCGCGACGGCGGGCCAGTCCTTCGGCACCAAGGTCGCGGTGCGCACCGAGACCAAGGCGGGCAAGGCGGTCGCGAAGGTCCGCGTCCGGTTCCTGATCGTCGGAGACACGGACGCCACCTTCACGGGCGGCGAGAGCGTCGCCACGCTCGTCACCGACAGCAAGGGCACGGCGACCGCTCCCGCGCTCGTGGCGGGCGAGAAGACCGGCGGCTTCACGGTCCGCGCCACCGTCGTGGGCCGCACCCTGGGCGGACTCGACTACGCGGCGACCGTCACGCCGCGGCAGGCCGACGCCCTGACCCGCACCGGCGACACCCCGCTGACCTGCGTAGCGGGCGGCGAATTCGCCGACCAGGTCCAGCTGAAGGCCACCTACAAGGGCGCCGCCGCCGGGAAGGTCGCGGCCACCGCCACGCTCGTGAAGTCGGCGGTCGACGCGACCGAGAACGACAAGGGCCCGTACTTCAAGGACGCGGACGGCAAGACGGTCCGCACCCTCACGGACCTCACGACCGACGCCGACGGCGCGCTCAAGCTCCCCAAGCTGTACGCGGACGACACGGCCGGCACGTTCCTGCTCCGCGTCACCACCACGGGCGGCGCGACGCTGACGGTCGAACTGACGGTGGCCCCGGCCGCCACGGCCACACCGTCCACCACGGCCTCACCGTCGAGCACGGCCACGCCGTAG
- a CDS encoding SPW_0924 family protein has translation MRALIAAATGLAVALALVFTITAMGSPAGGTSPKPLLTTVPKHP, from the coding sequence ATGCGTGCCCTCATCGCCGCCGCGACCGGTCTTGCCGTGGCGCTCGCCCTGGTGTTCACCATCACCGCCATGGGCTCACCGGCCGGCGGGACGTCGCCGAAGCCACTGCTCACCACCGTCCCCAAGCATCCGTAA